In one Vulgatibacter incomptus genomic region, the following are encoded:
- the rplU gene encoding 50S ribosomal protein L21: MYAVIKTGGKQYRVQEGDTLRVEKLAGSAGDKIEFAEVLMLGGTESPKIGMPVVSGAKVAGDIVEQGRGRKVFSFRKKKEGWKRIRGHRQAFTAVKITKISG; encoded by the coding sequence ATGTACGCCGTGATCAAGACGGGCGGCAAGCAGTACCGGGTCCAGGAGGGCGATACCCTCCGCGTGGAGAAGCTCGCAGGCAGCGCCGGCGACAAGATCGAGTTCGCCGAGGTGCTGATGCTCGGTGGCACGGAGTCGCCGAAGATCGGCATGCCGGTCGTCTCGGGCGCCAAGGTCGCCGGCGACATCGTCGAGCAGGGCCGGGGCCGCAAGGTCTTCTCCTTCCGCAAGAAGAAGGAAGGCTGGAAGCGGATTCGCGGTCACCGCCAGGCCTTCACGGCCGTCAAGATCACGAAGATTTCGGGCTAG
- the rpmA gene encoding 50S ribosomal protein L27, producing the protein MAHKKGQGSSRNGRDSAGQRRGVKRFGGQAVIPGNIIIRQCGTKIHPGTGVGMGRDYTIFATVPGVVTFERFGKDRKRVSVIPAQA; encoded by the coding sequence ATGGCACATAAAAAGGGCCAGGGCTCGTCCAGGAACGGTCGCGACTCTGCCGGCCAGCGACGCGGCGTCAAGCGCTTCGGCGGCCAGGCCGTGATCCCCGGCAACATCATCATCCGGCAGTGCGGCACCAAGATCCACCCGGGCACCGGCGTGGGCATGGGCCGTGACTACACGATCTTCGCCACGGTCCCCGGCGTCGTGACCTTCGAGCGCTTCGGCAAGGACCGGAAGCGCGTGTCGGTCATCCCGGCGCAGGCCTGA